Proteins encoded in a region of the Candidatus Hydrogenedentota bacterium genome:
- a CDS encoding UDPGP type 1 family protein — translation MAWTHEQAQAVLAEQGQEHVLRFWSSLNSEERAVFLEELEQVDFRLVGRLIREWVLSEPPEERFSRIEPIPLIPKVAGDRPDAVEAREAGEEALRQGWVGLFLVAGGQGTRLGFEGPKGAYPIGPVSKKSLFAFHAEKIRNLQRRYGCVLPWYIMVSDANADATRAFFRSHGHFGLNPADIFFLKQRMMPCIDEKGRFMLAERGRLAMNPNGHGGCLPAMIENGVIADARRRGIRALSYFQVDNWAVKVADPYFIGYHFLRNAEMSSKNHWKNHVREAVGVHCRCDGEYRVIEYTELDRYPQLLEVDANGRMIHGAGNPAIHILSLDFVERVVRLYDSFPWHRAHKKIPYIDECGERVNPPKPNGYKFETFVFDALRFIRHEPVALEIARAGEYTPIKQFEGDNSVTSAWLRMAEYWAEWLDAAGSPVPRDDQGRPAVRIEISPEFALTQEEFLARAAGRVFPTDRDLYIDPEGNLLSAPAAQ, via the coding sequence ATGGCGTGGACCCATGAGCAGGCGCAGGCGGTTTTGGCCGAACAGGGCCAGGAACACGTCTTGCGCTTTTGGTCCTCGCTGAATTCGGAAGAGCGCGCCGTTTTTCTGGAAGAACTGGAACAGGTGGATTTTCGTCTGGTGGGCCGCCTGATTCGAGAATGGGTGCTGAGCGAACCGCCGGAGGAGCGTTTCAGCCGCATCGAACCCATACCCCTCATTCCGAAAGTGGCCGGGGATCGTCCCGATGCCGTCGAGGCGCGGGAGGCCGGCGAAGAGGCGTTGCGCCAGGGGTGGGTGGGGCTGTTTCTCGTGGCGGGGGGCCAAGGGACGCGGCTGGGATTTGAAGGACCCAAAGGCGCCTATCCGATTGGTCCGGTGTCGAAAAAATCGTTATTTGCGTTTCACGCGGAGAAAATCCGCAATCTCCAGCGCCGTTACGGGTGCGTCCTCCCGTGGTACATCATGGTCAGCGACGCGAACGCGGACGCCACGCGCGCGTTTTTCCGGTCCCACGGCCACTTCGGACTGAACCCCGCCGATATTTTTTTCCTGAAACAACGCATGATGCCGTGCATTGACGAGAAGGGCCGTTTCATGCTGGCGGAACGTGGGCGCCTGGCCATGAATCCCAACGGCCACGGCGGATGCCTGCCCGCCATGATCGAAAACGGCGTCATCGCCGATGCCCGGCGGCGCGGCATTCGCGCGCTGAGTTATTTTCAGGTGGACAATTGGGCCGTAAAGGTCGCCGACCCCTATTTCATCGGATACCATTTCCTGCGCAACGCGGAGATGTCGTCAAAGAACCATTGGAAAAACCATGTGCGCGAAGCCGTCGGTGTTCATTGCCGGTGTGACGGCGAGTACCGCGTCATCGAATATACGGAGTTGGATCGGTATCCGCAACTGCTTGAAGTGGACGCCAACGGCCGCATGATTCACGGAGCGGGGAATCCGGCGATACATATTTTGTCTCTGGATTTTGTCGAACGGGTTGTCCGCCTTTACGATTCATTTCCCTGGCATCGCGCGCATAAAAAAATTCCGTATATTGACGAGTGCGGCGAACGCGTCAATCCGCCAAAACCCAACGGCTACAAATTTGAAACGTTCGTGTTCGATGCGCTTCGTTTCATTCGCCACGAACCGGTGGCCCTTGAAATCGCCCGCGCGGGCGAATACACACCCATCAAGCAGTTCGAGGGCGACAATAGCGTGACGTCGGCATGGCTCCGGATGGCGGAATACTGGGCCGAATGGCTCGATGCCGCGGGAAGCCCCGTGCCGAGGGACGATCAGGGACGGCCGGCCGTCCGCATCGAAATCAGTCCCGAATTTGCCCTTACCCAAGAAGAGTTTCTCGCCCGGGCGGCCGGTCGTGTGTTTCCAACCGACCGGGATTTATACATAGATCCGGAAGGAAACCTGCTCTCTGCCCCAGCGGCCCAATAA
- a CDS encoding PilZ domain-containing protein: MTKDKAAPNACQAVPGEGMCHLAEGLQCFLYVTDRHFLVRVLSLDEETVCVTFPGKDYPVEGMRADMEFHDEGGYCYYATEVLRGPTPGEEGIVLRRPAEIKRSVHRTTCRIPTDLTVQIKDRDHVRRYNAALLNISAGGVLVETDAPFDFSTSIEMDLSLPGESLHTIPCQVVQIIPAVGAQENGMRQLCLKYAELPPDANLSISHYIWRRLQEMGASH; encoded by the coding sequence ATGACGAAGGACAAGGCGGCGCCCAACGCATGCCAGGCGGTCCCCGGAGAAGGCATGTGCCATCTGGCTGAAGGGCTTCAATGTTTCCTGTATGTCACCGACCGGCACTTTCTGGTCCGGGTGCTGTCCTTGGACGAAGAAACCGTCTGTGTGACCTTTCCCGGCAAAGATTATCCGGTCGAGGGAATGCGCGCGGACATGGAATTTCACGACGAAGGGGGCTACTGTTATTATGCGACGGAAGTGTTGCGTGGGCCGACCCCCGGCGAGGAGGGCATCGTGTTGCGCCGGCCCGCCGAAATCAAGCGCAGTGTCCACCGGACCACCTGCCGCATTCCGACGGATCTCACCGTGCAAATCAAGGATCGCGATCATGTGCGGCGATACAATGCCGCGCTGCTGAACATCAGCGCGGGCGGCGTGCTCGTCGAAACCGATGCGCCATTCGATTTTTCCACCTCCATCGAAATGGACTTGTCGCTTCCCGGGGAAAGTCTGCACACGATCCCATGCCAGGTGGTGCAAATCATCCCCGCAGTCGGCGCGCAGGAAAACGGAATGCGCCAACTTTGTCTGAAATACGCCGAATTGCCGCCGGACGCCAATTTATCCATCTCGCATTACATTTGGCGGCGTCTGCAGGAAATGGGCGCGTCGCACTGA